One genomic region from Nymphaea colorata isolate Beijing-Zhang1983 chromosome 10, ASM883128v2, whole genome shotgun sequence encodes:
- the LOC116262862 gene encoding heavy metal-associated isoprenylated plant protein 35-like, with protein sequence MKTSRMADIFCHSVAATAICMATDRQSVAKPGRLIDRSKLLDIKYSRLVEPKLLDTPSSANKPPKLRRQRTERIGQQQMRRRQEIVRPTVGDVFQVVDMRVSLHCQGCAGKVKKHLTKMEGVTSFSIDLETKKVTVRGHVSPIGVLESVSRVKKAEFWANQA encoded by the exons ATGAAGACAAGCAGGATGGCAGATATCTTCTGCCATTCGGTGGCAGCCACCGCAATTTGCATGGCTACGGATCGCCAGTCAGTCGCGAAACCAGGCCGGTTAATCGATCGCTCCAAGCTCCTGGACATCAAGTACTCGAGGCTGGTCGAGCCAAAACTTTTGGACACCCCCTCATCAGCTAACAAGCCACCAAAGCTCAGGCGGCAAAGGACCGAAAGGATTGGACAGCAGCAAATGAGAAGAAGGCAGGAAATTGTCCGGCCCACTGTGGGCGACGTGTTTCAG GTTGTCGACATGAGAGTCTCGTTGCACTGCCAAGGGTGTGCTGGAAAAGTGAAGAAACATCTAACAAAGATGGAAG GAGTCACATCTTTTAGCATAGACCTGGAAACCAAGAAGGTAACTGTCAGGGGACACGTCTCGCCCATCGGAGTCCTAGAAAGCGTCTCAAGGGTGAAGAAGGCAGAGTTCTGGGCCAATCAGGCCTGA